In Torulaspora delbrueckii CBS 1146 chromosome 1, complete genome, one genomic interval encodes:
- the MPP6 gene encoding Mpp6p (similar to Saccharomyces cerevisiae YNR024W; ancestral locus Anc_6.326) produces MSQVNGKLSSRVMNMKFMKFSQPNSDIGDGKPVTDETKKSAVPDNSQWDLNSLQSAGKAKKNKRKVIIKKKRVNVRSGVSITDVKRDSDQVVRGRRVIGEPPEDLQAKRPREDTEEDDYDLDKLLKQVKTPR; encoded by the coding sequence ATGAGTCAAGTGAATGGAAAACTGTCGAGCCGTGTCATGAACATGAAGTTCATGAAGTTTTCCCAACCAAATAGTGACATTGGGGACGGCAAACCGGTGACCGACGAGACTAAGAAATCTGCCGTACCAGATAACTCTCAATGGGACTTAAATAGCCTCCAAAGTGCTGGAAaagccaagaagaacaagcgGAAAGTCataatcaagaagaagagagtCAATGTACGAAGCGGTGTAAGTATAACGGACGTAAAGAGGGATTCCGACCAGGTTGTCCGCGGTAGAAGAGTCATTGGAGAGCCTCCAGAAGATTTACAGGCCAAAAGACCTAGAGAAGAtacagaagaagacgatTACGATCTAGATAAGTTACTTAAACAGGTCAAAACCCCGCGTTGA
- the YIH1 gene encoding Yih1p (similar to Saccharomyces cerevisiae YIH1 (YCR059C); ancestral locus Anc_6.327), with translation MSEDHEELLQELESVEAIYPGYVTLHTADSSIVSIKVPQHEYVTVQISFPANYPSKGTPRVMELRYDDESRVVSQDQKFLKQLFQEVMDSAYYQNGQNAVCLFDFLTELDGILYVEPEQSEEASETVALPTDPFEHWFASEPITDRGSTFMGFATRVDSEEEAFQRLETLKTDSKIRKGNHAMCAWRIRQKSSDSQRDIIFQDSDDDGETAAGSRMLHLITIMDVWNVMVVVVRWFNGTHLGPDRFKHINSAAREAVINAGF, from the coding sequence ATGAGTGAAGACCACGAAGAGTTGCTACAGGAATTGGAGTCTGTAGAGGCTATATATCCGGGCTACGTAACGTTACACACTGCTGATTCGAGTATTGTGTCTATCAAGGTGCCCCAGCATGAGTATGTGACTGTTCAAATATCGTTCCCAGCGAACTACCCATCTAAAGGCACACCGAGAGTAATGGAATTAAGGTATGATGATGAGTCCCGAGTGGTTTCTCAGgatcaaaagtttctcaaGCAATTATTTCAGGAAGTGATGGATTCTGCCTACTACCAGAATGGACAAAACGCAGTATGTTTATTCGATTTCCTAACAGAATTGGATGGTATTTTGTACGTGGAGCCCGAACAATCTGAAGAGGCAAGCGAAACGGTAGCATTACCTACTGACCCATTTGAGCACTGGTTCGCTTCGGAACCTATCACTGATAGAGGCTCGACATTCATGGGTTTTGCAACTAGGGTGgattctgaagaagaggcaTTCCAACGACTCGAAACTCTTAAAACTGACTCTAAGATCAGAAAGGGCAACCATGCGATGTGTGCTTGGAGGATTAGACAAAAATCTAGCGATAGCCAACGAGATATTATATTTCAGGACTCTGACGATGACGGCGAAACAGCAGCGGGCTCACGAATGCTTCATCTGATCACGATCATGGACGTGTGGAACGTCATGGTGGTCGTAGTGCGTTGGTTCAACGGGACACATCTGGGTCCCGACAGGTTCAAGCACATCAATTCTGCTGCAAGGGAAGCAGTAATCAACGCGGGGTTTTGA
- the TAH1 gene encoding Tah1p (similar to Saccharomyces cerevisiae TAH1 (YCR060W); ancestral locus Anc_6.328) has protein sequence MDSFERLKAQGNSCYQQQDYAGALRWYDQCLEADATNPIAHSNRAMCLIKLNRSQEAQKACQAGLALLRTSPGIPNLERLHQKLEYRLQLAQQLLQGSEATRTVETRTIPIQTVEQLPQHLATL, from the coding sequence ATGGACAGCTTTGAACGTTTGAAAGCCCAGGGAAATAGCTGCTATCAGCAGCAGGACTATGCTGGTGCCCTTAGGTGGTACGACCAATGTCTTGAAGCGGACGCTACGAACCCAATCGCTCATAGTAACCGTGCGATGTGCCTGATCAAGCTAAATAGATCTCAGGAAGCCCAAAAAGCATGCCAAGCTGGCCTGGCGTTGCTGAGGACCTCTCCTGGAATCCCAAACCTCGAGCGATTGCACCAGAAGCTCGAGTATCGTCTACAATTGGCCCAACAGCTTCTCCAAGGCTCAGAAGCCACTAGGACCGTGGAAACTCGCACAATTCCCATTCAAACTGTCGAGCAATTACCACAGCACCTCGCAACACTTTAG
- the TVS1 gene encoding Tvs1p (similar to Saccharomyces cerevisiae YCR061W; ancestral locus Anc_6.329): protein MKLSVLAGWSVLVASCWAHDAGMMAGDTDEESEVMADEMPMTMGGNDTIVPVPYEPKHVHGLPILERPGLTAAERLYWENYNTTTYFTSEEGARGALRYHVGSLAVVVVFLYPVCLALNSISSAWFLPALFVNLVLAVSSLVSLGVFSASFPHDWYPNNAYRKTSWILFVLLIVHFVSAVIFKASRWFIGDDIDAEHNTFIPLNEYTEEGNSTPHSFPEDSLSENSHSLNNHAPKDSFESFSGRFQSRSSARRDSLLTRVFSNEIVRIFTRKFGTFACVVFNVLNYPLLMYMFVDVAIGIAVGNLLGKGIRIFNLLAHWIKGGVFVCLGLLTLARYCGFGRKNGWAWNKVIITKEELNNQRPTFIQRLSPRGMITMEGLESFLIFFYGSTNVFLEHLAGAGGAWTAKDLQHVSIAFMYIGSGLCGLISEIKLNLWKFNHAMQHSDELSAEDVYAGTPGYSPNPFPTFTIFWXTGILMSQHAQASETSTTIHVQWGYLLSYGSFFRLLTFVLLFLVPNKNFEPSKPFTELISAFCLLCGGLIFMESTDQVIEAMEYRGFTPMFSFNISVGVIALLMAWEMALFLWKNWLQDRMEQRLR, encoded by the coding sequence ATGAAACTGAGTGTATTAGCAGGTTGGAGTGTGCTAGTTGCCAGCTGTTGGGCCCATGATGCTGGGATGATGGCTGGTGACACAGATGAAGAGTCAGAAGTGATGGCGGACGAGATGCCGATGACGATGGGCGGTAACGACACAATAGTGCCTGTCCCGTATGAGCCTAAGCACGTACATGGGCTTCCTATATTGGAACGTCCCGGTCTGACTGCTGCTGAGAGGTTGTATTGGGAGAACTACAATACTACTACTTATTTCACGTCTGAGGAGGGCGCTCGGGGTGCTTTGAGGTACCATGTGGGCAGTTTAGCGGTTGTTGTGGTGTTTTTGTACCCTGTGTGCTTGGCTCTGAATAGCATTAGCTCTGCTTGGTTTTTGCCTGCTCTTTTTGTCAATTTGGTTTTGGCTGTTTCATCGTTGGTGTCACTCGGAGTTTTCTCTGCTAGTTTCCCTCACGATTGGTACCCAAATAATGCTTATCGGAAGACTTCGTGGATCTTATTTGTGCTCTTGATAGTACATTTCGTCTCTGCAGTGATTTTCAAGGCTTCAAGATGGTTTATTGGTGATGATATTGATGCCGAGCATAATACGTTTATACCGCTTAATGAGTATACGGAGGAGGGGAATTCAACTCCTCATTCTTTTCCTGAGGATTCACTTTCGGAGAATAGCCATTCGTTGAATAATCATGCTCCTAAGGactcttttgaatctttttCGGGGCGGTTCCAAAGTCGAAGCTCTGCTAGACGTGACTCCCTGTTGACTAGAGTATTTTCGAATGAAATTGTACGTATTTTCACTCGAAAGTTCGGTACGTTTGCATGCGTTGTGTTTAATGTGCTGAATTATCCGCTGCTCATGTATATGTTCGTTGATGTAGCCATTGGTATTGCTGTGGGTAATTTGCTCGGCAAGGGAATTCgtatcttcaatttacTAGCCCATTGGATCAAGGGAGGTGTATTTGTATGCTTGGGTTTGCTGACGCTGGCAAGGTATTGTGGTTTTGGTAGGAAAAACGGTTGGGCATGGAATAAGGTGATCATCACTAAGGAAGAGCTTAACAATCAAAGACCCACTTTTATACAAAGACTTTCTCCCAGAGGTATGATTACCATGGAAGGATTAGAATCATTTCTAATTTTCTTTTATGGTTCGACGAATGTCTTCTTAGAGCATCTAGCTGGCGCAGGTGGTGCATGGACTGCCAAGGATCTGCAACATGTTTCAATCGCATTCATGTACATCGGCTCTGGGTTATGTGGTCTGATATCCGAGATTAAACTGAACCTATGGAAGTTCAACCACGCTATGCAACATTCAGACGAATTGTCAGCAGAGGACGTATATGCTGGGACTCCAGGTTACTCTCCAAATCCTTTCCCTACATTCACGATCTTTTGGNTNACCGGTATTTTGATGTCTCAACACGCCCAGGCCTCTGAGACTTCGACCACGATTCACGTTCAGTGGGGTTACTTGCTATCGTATGGATCGTTCTTCAGACTGTTGACCTTTGTGCTATTATTTTTGGTTCCAAACAAGAATTTCGAGCCTTCTAAACCGTTTACCGAACTTATCAGTGCTTTTTGTTTGCTATGTGGTGGCCTGATATTCATGGAGTCCACCGACCAAGTCATCGAGGCCATGGAGTACCGTGGATTTACGCCAATGTTTAGTTTCAACATCAGTGTCGGTGTCATCGCGCTGCTCATGGCGTGGGAAATGGCGTTGTTTTTATGGAAGAACTGGTTACAAGATAGAATGGAGCAAAGATTGAGGTGA
- the BUD31 gene encoding U2 snRNP complex subunit BUD31 (similar to Saccharomyces cerevisiae BUD31 (YCR063W); ancestral locus Anc_6.330), whose protein sequence is MPRIRTNKKSAPEGFAKIEPTLREFELQLREVEQSKSSKLSSRANEELWQILRICHERSRYVYTLFYKRHAISKQLYEWLLREKYADKLLIAKWKKQGYEKLCCMRCIQTSESAHGNSCICRVPRAQLELEAQKAGKAVGFQQCVHCGCRGCASTD, encoded by the coding sequence ATGCCACGTATACGTACCAACAAGAAGTCCGCACCCGAAGGGTTTGCCAAGATAGAGCCCACTTTACGGGAGTTCGAACTGCAATTGCGTGAAGTTGAACAATCAAAAAGCTCGAAACTCTCGTCGAGGGCCAACGAGGAGCTGTGGCAGATCCTTCGGATCTGCCACGAACGCTCCCGTTATGTCTACACTCTTTTCTACAAGAGACATGCCATATCGAAACAACTTTACGAATGGCTCTTACGTGAGAAATACGCCGATAAGCTATTGATAGCCAAATGGAAGAAACAGGGCTACGAGAAGTTATGTTGCATGCGTTGTATCCAAACAAGTGAATCAGCACATGGAAACAGTTGTATTTGCAGAGTACCCAGGGCCCAGCTCGAATTAGAAGCCCAGAAGGCCGGAAAGGCTGTCGGTTTCCAACAGTGCGTTCACTGCGGCTGTCGAGGTTGTGCGAGCACTGACTAG
- the HCM1 gene encoding Hcm1p (similar to Saccharomyces cerevisiae HCM1 (YCR065W); ancestral locus Anc_6.331), whose translation MKKRPAKDEITPPSSTVRRIDVGPCKAPLSPELSSPIAPSKAKKHKSSGNLTLQELLKSLESRRAAGEMMKKPPYSYATLIGLAILQSSSGKLTLSQIYNWISVHFPYYRLKDSGWQNSIRHNLSLNEAFIKTDKSCDGKGHFWEVKSGYETRFFKGETKSIEDLRLVLQDIDSLFDFGLNEPTPVEKGHDSEDENVLLQLNSSPTAMPSHVKLTVSDFSGPETPVPEAQKSNYNTLSPPYPLRKFHTSLGLPRVVTDSSSNTLAAPSSTHNMFLSSQDFKRYTCSFNSSFEEVDNQADDTFLDPVLDEPFEGVCEQESLQQPQHNDPLRTPKTSQRQNWERTPCRFITTPKDASSTLKKWQTPSHLFEDLYCSPIFKCLAETPSRESDARALSPRRLSAHSAGGSRNRSKFSAGGLFGVDVYAVWKRATEDVASKKANSSGKLEQPFESTLTASEEDCEARDHGKGELMEF comes from the coding sequence ATGAAAAAAAGGCCTGCGAAAGACGAAATAACTCCACCAAGTTCGACGGTGAGAAGGATTGATGTTGGTCCTTGTAAAGCTCCCCTTTCACCGGAGCTTTCGTCGCCAATAGCTCCCTCTAAAGCTAAGAAACATAAGTCCAGTGGAAATTTGACTTTACAAGAGCTTCTGAAGTCACTGGAAAGTAGAAGGGCTGCAGGagagatgatgaagaaacctcCATATTCATATGCGACTTTGATTGGACTGGCGATTTTGCAGTCAAGTAGTGGGAAACTTACCTTATCGCAGATTTACAATTGGATCTCAGTTCATTTCCCTTACTATCGATTGAAGGATTCCGGCTGGCAAAACTCGATAAGACATAACCTTTCGTTAAATGAAGCATTTATCAAGACTGATAAGTCGTGTGATGGGAAGGGCCATTTCTGGGAAGTCAAATCAGGGTATGAAACGAGGTTCTTCAAGGGTGAGACTAAGTCTATTGAAGATCTTAGACTCGTCCTGCAAGATATCGACTCATTATTCGATTTTGGGCTCAATGAGCCAACTCCAGTCGAAAAAGGTCATGACTCTGAGGATGAGAATGTgctgttgcaattgaactCTTCTCCAACAGCTATGCCTTCGCATGTGAAGCTTACAGTCTCGGATTTTAGTGGCCCAGAAACGCCGGTCCCGGAGGCACAAAAGAGTAATTACAATACATTGAGCCCTCCTTACCCACTGAGGAAATTCCACACTAGTCTTGGACTGCCGAGAGTGGTCACAGATAGTTCTTCTAATACACTTGCAGCTCCAAGCTCCACTCATAACATGTTTCTTTCGTCCCaggatttcaagagatACACCTGTTCTTTCAACTCCAGCTTTGAAGAGGTTGATAACCAAGCTGATGATACTTTCCTAGATCCAGTTCTCGATGAACCGTTCGAGGGCGTATGCGAACAGGAATCGCTTCAACAACCACAGCACAACGACCCACTGCGGACCCCGAAGACATCCCAAAGACAAAATTGGGAAAGAACTCCATGCAGATTTATCACAACGCCAAAGGACGCAAGTTCCACTTTAAAGAAATGGCAAACACCATCgcatctttttgaagacttGTACTGTTCACCGATCTTCAAATGTCTCGCCGAGACTCCCTCACGCGAATCAGACGCTAGAGCGCTCTCACCAAGGAGGTTATCTGCTCATAGCGCTGGTGGTAGTCGAAATAGGTCAAAATTCTCTGCTGGGGGGTTATTTGGAGTAGATGTGTATGCTGTGTGGAAAAGAGCTACCGAGGATGTAGCAAGCAAGAAGGCAAATTCGTCAGGGAAACTCGAGCAACCATTCGAGTCGACCCTGACCGCGTCCGAGGAGGATTGTGAAGCCAGGGATCATGGGAAAGGAGAATTAATGGAGTTTTAG
- the RAD18 gene encoding E3 ubiquitin-protein ligase RAD18 (similar to Saccharomyces cerevisiae RAD18 (YCR066W); ancestral locus Anc_6.332) — MNQPITDASDFAQTAIPQLTQLDKLLRCHICKEFLRVPVLTPCGHTFCSLCIRQYLRQDPKCPLCLNELRESSLRSEFLVGEIVEIHKSSRQALLDILKEYSRTESKGDSPLIELGSQSDADDDIQILATTDRKSLRPSTIGSSVNRVTKLTGVRSLLKNHNEGNKSKQHMAQCPICEQFYPIEALERTHLDECLTVQSLGGQPGSKTSERKAPSPVPRKPSPPKTVQYKHNEDNDTSSHVERYINSSNSGDRQRLPKVTFASMSVAQIKQKLASLGLPVNGTKQTMIARYDQYEMLWNSNFCDAIEPVDVNELKRQLLSWETTQNNHGSSNIGGISSMMKRANGSKPYQKLLADFKNDKFERKSWIQMFRQDFKSLVKEARRQLIKETTNEIESQKDNTEETVKTQS, encoded by the coding sequence ATGAACCAGCCTATTACAGATGCTAGTGATTTTGCTCAGACTGCGATACCTCAGCTAACGCAATTAGATAAACTTTTGCGATGCCacatttgcaaagagtttCTACGAGTGCCCGTTCTTACACCGTGTGGACATACCTTCTGTTCCCTGTGCATACGTCAGTACCTGCGTCAAGATCCTAAATGTCCATTATGCTTGAACGAGCTGCGAGAGTCAAGCCTACGTAGTGAATTCCTGGTTGGTGAGATCGTTGAAATCCAtaaatcttcaagacaAGCTCTACTAGATATATTGAAGGAATATTCCAGAACTGAATCCAAAGGTGATAGTCCTCTGATAGAATTGGGGTCTCAAAGTGATGCCGATGACGATATACAAATATTGGCTACGACTGATAGGAAATCGTTAAGGCCGAGTACAATTGGGTCTTCAGTCAACCGTGTGACAAAACTCACTGGAGTACGATCCCTGTTGAAGAATCACAATGAGGGCAACAAGTCTAAGCAACATATGGCACAATGCCCCATTTGTGAACAGTTTTACCCCATAGAAGCATTAGAGAGAACTCATTTGGACGAATGTTTAACAGTCCAATCATTAGGAGGTCAACCAGGTTCCAAGACTTCTGAAAGAAAGGCGCCTTCACCAGTACCGCGAAAGCCAAGCCCACCCAAAACAGTTCAATACAAGCACAACGAAGATAATGACACTTCCTCGCACGTCGAGAGATATATCAATTCGTCCAATAGTGGCGACCGACAAAGATTACCAAAAGTAACGTTTGCATCGATGAGCGTAGCTCAAATCAAGCAGAAGCTAGCTTCTTTAGGACTTCCAGTAAATGGAACGAAGCAAACTATGATTGCTCGTTATGATCAATATGAGATGTTGTGGAACAGTAACTTTTGCGATGCTATTGAACCGGTTGACGTAAACGAACTAAAAAGACAACTACTCAGCTGGGAAACCACTCAAAATAATCACGGCTCTTCTAATATTGGAGGCatatcatcgatgatgaagcGAGCCAATGGTAGTAAGCCTTATCAAAAGCTGTTGgcagatttcaaaaatgaCAAGTTTGAGAGAAAGTCGTGGATACAAATGTTTCGTCAGGACTTTAAGAGCCTTGTAAAGGAGGCCAGACGTCAATTGATTAAGGAGACAACGAACGAGATTGAATCGCAGAAGGACAATACGGAGGAAACTGTAAAGACACAATCGTAA
- the SED4 gene encoding GTPase-activating protein SED4 (similar to Saccharomyces cerevisiae SED4 (YCR067C) and SEC12 (YNR026C); ancestral locus Anc_6.333): MKFKSSNYNVGYPVYGAKFLNDSMLLVAGGGGEGNNGIPNKLTVLRVNFDKTKIIKRFREITLDPNDDSPTTLDAANNVILMGCNENSEKIKSGQGNQHLRKFLYENEHLKFVASVDFDGSKSPEDYTKLIYMSHDGSVGALASSKTPTVIRVIDPQTLEEKYEIETGHDVKDMHFAPDGKVISYITASTLEVISIVTGRFIIRKTDFDRNYILSKIRFLTDDTLLIAASLKTGNGIVMIKISLKSGGASVLKTKMITNKFKGVTSMDVDSKSQLAVLAGNDNSVSIVKLGDLSLGKMFKQVHNFAITRVTFSPDSKYVASVSAANTVNVMDIPDKFASSTSIVKKIWKLFLNFVLIVIIAALGQLAYKYDVGNKVFKFLRDQYITRRQKSGAIDILKQTTLVGDIVSQETITRPQFTANSVVETTAFLTNSATAAGADLSDDVWSSELLTTSGYDSRSTEDPVPSQSTDPSNAVEEASPSAEPFSSRKQSTDSSIISSTEAPGTRESVSAKLSSKLEEASAVSISSGSSKTSSGNFVASSSTASKPISTQEHITSSVSSILETTPTPEINSKDDYQLTSSVSIEESFSSGDGSSALNESSQEFSTDSTKDEQSDEVTRQLPLSESGLLTMHSAHLSGNTMAGSIAPEESTSAQGVRSSSKVAVGGVTSLSKSTSSSSSLAYESPKVQYVDELQESHGVIAEDTMLEVPSTTSQTRPNSATETHSTSFSSTSTEELQLNERAQASNIDVGYGLLEKKTPEPTEELDGGEELVTPTDTLESGRISSDDEFALPSDFVSLETGRDQLCSKPSGKQDASEYVSDITEPKTTSTEIEIYVEVPSTTLQSYSVASTEKTSLSTEIQTSPRGDGITAAVRPATKSADKKNIVSDAVKTELTISYSASEPYDEISTLASAASRQTNLELTSSKSGTVSFSSTTANSESSVVPNDHDEL; the protein is encoded by the coding sequence ATGAAGTTTAAATCGTCTAATTACAACGTTGGATACCCCGTCTACGGGGCCAAGTTCCTTAATGATAGCATGTTGTTGGTCGCTGGTGGTGGAGGCGAGGGGAACAATGGTATTCCAAATAAACTGACTGTTTTGAGGGTCAATTTCGACAAGACTAAGATCATCAAGAGGTTTAGAGAGATCACTTTGGATCCTAATGACGATTCTCCAACGACTTTGGACGCTGCAAATAATGTTATCTTAATGGGTTGCAATGAGAACAGCGAGAAGATTAAGAGTGGACAAGGCAATCAGCATCTGCGGAAATTTCTTTATGAGAACGAACATCTGAAGTTTGTGGCAAGTGTTGACTTTGATGGGTCCAAATCACCGGAAGATTACACGAAATTAATCTACATGTCGCATGATGGTAGTGTAGGGGCACTagcttcttccaaaacaCCTACAGTGATTAGAGTAATTGATCCTCAAACCCTGGAGGAAAAGTATGAGATCGAAACGGGCCATGATGTGAAGGATATGCACTTTGCACCTGATGGGAAAGTCATTAGTTATATCACAGCATCCACTCTAGAAGTTATATCTATCGTTACCGGTAGGTTCATCATTAGGAAAACTGATTTTGATAGGAATTacattctttcaaagatcagATTTCTCACAGATGATACTCTTCTCATTGCTGCATCGTTGAAAACTGGTAACGGTATTGTCATGATTAAGATCAGTTTGAAAAGTGGAGGTGCTTCTGTTCTGAAGACCAAAATGATCACTAATAAATTTAAAGGTGTTACCTCGATGGACGTCGATTCGAAGAGCCAACTGGCCGTTCTTGCTGGTAACGACAATTCCGTCTCAATTGTTAAGCTTGGAGATCTTTCACTCGGTAAGATGTTTAAGCAGGTGCACAACTTTGCTATTACAAGGGTCACTTTCTCTCCAGATTCGAAGTATGTTGCTAGTGTCTCAGCTGCCAATACCGTCAACGTCATGGATATACCTGACAAATTTGCTTCATCGACCTCAATCgtcaagaagatttggaaacTGTTCCTAAATTTCGTTTTGATTGTCATCATTGCGGCCTTGGGCCAACTTGCATACAAATATGATGTCGGTAATAAGGTCTTTAAATTTTTGAGGGATCAGTATATTACAAGGCGTCAAAAGTCAGGAGCCATTGATATCCTAAAGCAGACTACATTAGTGGGTGATATCGTTAGTCAAGAAACAATCACTCGACCACAGTTCACAGCAAACAGCGTAGTGGAAACTACCGCATTTCTGACCAATAGTGCGACTGCAGCAGGTGCTGACTTGTCTGATGATGTATGGTCGAGTGAGTTGCTTACAACCAGTGGATACGATTCGCGTAGTACCGAAGATCCTGTGCCAAGTCAAAGTACCGATCCAAGCAATGCCGTTGAAGAGGCGTCTCCAAGTGCGGAACCATTTTCTTCTCGTAAACAGTCGACGGATAGCTCAATTATTTCGTCTACTGAAGCCCCTGGAACTCGTGAAAGTGTCTCTGCAAAGCTCTCTAGCAAATTGGAGGAGGCAAGTGCTGTCAGTATCTCTTCGGGAAGCTCTAAGACCTCATCTGGTAACTTTGTGGCAAGTTCTTCCACGGCATCAAAACCAATTTCGACTCAGGAGCACATAACTAGCAGTGTTTCTAGCATCTTGGAGACAACTCCAACACCTGAAATTAATTCTAAGGATGACTACCAACTCACGTCCTCTGTTTCTATTGAAGAGTCTTTCTCAAGTGGAGATGGTTCATCTGCATTGAACGAATCATCTCAAGAGTTTTCTACAGATAGCACGAAGGATGAGCAGTCAGACGAAGTCACTCGTCAATTGCCTCTTTCTGAAAGCGGGCTACTTACCATGCATTCAGCGCACTTGAGCGGAAATACTATGGCAGGATCAATTGCTCCAGAGGAAAGCACATCCGCTCAAGGCGTCCGCTCAAGCTCTAAAGTTGCCGTAGGAGGGGTCACCTCACTATCAAAATCAAcatcctcttcctcatctctCGCTTACGAATCGCCAAAGGTTCAGTATGTCGATGAGTTGCAAGAATCTCATGGAGTGATTGCTGAAGATACAATGTTAGAGGTCCCCTCAACCACGTCCCAAACGAGACCAAATTCTGCCACAGAGACTCATTCAACATCCTTCTCTTCTACCTCAACTGAGGAGTTACAATTGAACGAGAGAGCGCAGGCATCTAACATTGATGTTGGTTACGGCTTACTTGAAAAAAAGACACCCGAACCTACTGAGGAACTTGATGGAGGTGAAGAGCTTGTTACGCCCACTGATACTCTCGAGTCGGGGAGAATTTCGTCAGACGATGAATTTGCTCTTCCCTCTGATTTCGTTTCTCTAGAAACTGGGAGAGATCAGTTGTGTTCGAAACCCTCTGGTAAACAGGATGCCTCTGAGTATGTGAGTGATATCACAGAACCAAAAACAACCAGTACAGAAATCGAAATATATGTCGAGGTACCTTCAACTACTCTACAATCTTATAGTGTCGCTTCAACCGAAAAGACATCACTGTCGActgaaattcaaacttcACCAAGGGGAGACGGTATCACTGCTGCGGTGAGACCTGCCACTAAGTCTGCCGATAAGAAGAACATAGTAAGCGACGCGGTTAAGACTGAGCTCACTATAAGCTACTCTGCATCGGAACCGTATGATGAAATTTCCACCTTAGCCTCTGCCGCTTCAAGGCAAACTAACTTGGAGCTGACAAGCTCTAAAAGTGGTACTGTATCCTTTTCTTCTACCACCGCAAACAGCGAGTCGTCAGTAGTTCCGAATGACCATGATGAGCTATAG